A DNA window from Flavisolibacter ginsenosidimutans contains the following coding sequences:
- the tyrS gene encoding tyrosine--tRNA ligase yields MNLIEELRWRGLIQDIMPGTEEQLQKEVTGGYVGFDPTADSLHIGSLVPILLLVHLQRAGHKPFALVGGATGMVGDPSGKSAERNLLSEDVLQKNVAGIRAQLMKFLDFTPGPTAAEMVNNYDWFKDLSFLHFIRDVGKHITVNYMMSKDSVRKRIEGEAGISFTEFTYQLIQGYDFYWLYQNKNCKLQMGGSDQWGNITTGTELVRRKAGGEAFAFTCPLLTKADGSKFGKSEGGNVWLDATKTTPYQFYQFWLNATDADAESWIKIFTFLSNVEIEALIEEHKGDASKRILQKRLAKELTVFVHGEEEYNKAIETTQKLFAQQNASADSLSAQDLEGMDGIVKVQYAMDNLQNGVNIVDLVTVTNIFPSKGEARKMIQNGGLSINREKVSDAQMQVTASNLLHEKYLLVQRGKKNYYLITAE; encoded by the coding sequence ATGAATTTAATCGAAGAACTCCGCTGGCGCGGATTGATACAGGACATTATGCCGGGCACCGAAGAGCAATTGCAAAAAGAAGTGACCGGCGGTTACGTAGGCTTTGACCCGACGGCCGATTCGCTGCACATCGGCAGCCTTGTGCCCATTTTGCTGCTGGTGCATTTGCAACGGGCCGGTCACAAACCTTTCGCTCTCGTGGGTGGCGCCACCGGCATGGTAGGCGACCCAAGCGGTAAAAGCGCCGAAAGAAATTTGCTGAGCGAAGACGTGCTGCAAAAAAACGTTGCTGGTATTCGTGCACAGTTGATGAAGTTCCTGGATTTCACACCGGGGCCGACGGCAGCGGAAATGGTAAACAATTATGATTGGTTTAAGGACCTGTCTTTTCTGCATTTCATTCGCGATGTGGGCAAACACATCACCGTGAATTACATGATGAGCAAGGACAGCGTGCGCAAACGCATCGAAGGCGAAGCGGGGATTTCGTTTACTGAATTTACCTACCAGTTAATCCAGGGCTATGATTTTTACTGGCTCTATCAAAACAAAAATTGCAAGCTGCAAATGGGCGGTTCCGATCAATGGGGAAACATTACAACCGGCACGGAACTCGTTCGCCGCAAAGCTGGTGGCGAAGCCTTTGCCTTTACTTGCCCGCTACTGACAAAAGCCGACGGCAGCAAGTTTGGCAAATCGGAAGGCGGCAACGTTTGGCTGGATGCAACGAAAACAACGCCTTATCAATTCTACCAGTTTTGGCTAAACGCAACCGATGCCGACGCAGAAAGTTGGATCAAAATTTTTACGTTTTTATCGAACGTAGAAATTGAAGCCTTGATTGAAGAACACAAAGGAGATGCAAGCAAACGCATCTTGCAAAAACGTTTGGCAAAAGAGTTAACCGTTTTCGTTCACGGCGAAGAAGAATACAACAAAGCCATTGAAACCACACAGAAATTGTTTGCACAGCAAAACGCTTCCGCAGACAGCTTGAGTGCCCAAGATTTGGAAGGAATGGATGGCATTGTGAAGGTGCAATACGCGATGGACAATTTGCAAAACGGTGTAAACATCGTTGACTTGGTAACAGTAACGAATATTTTTCCCAGCAAAGGCGAAGCAAGAAAGATGATCCAGAACGGTGGCTTGAGCATCAACCGCGAAAAAGTGAGCGATGCGCAAATGCAAGTAACTGCATCCAACTTGCTGCACGAAAAATATTTGTTGGTGCAAAGAGGAAAGAAAAATTATTACCTCATCACGGCAGAATAA
- a CDS encoding putative type IX sorting system protein PorV2, whose amino-acid sequence MKLKTAALALASLLSFSSFSQFRKYSNEFLNIGAGARGLAMGGAQIATVQDGTAGYWNPAGLTGVKDQAQVNLMHAEYFAGIGKYDYLSIAIPTANNKRTIGVTALRFAVDDIMNTLFLVEPDGSINYNNIKSFSSADYAFLFSLAQKLKESANKNISFGINAKVIHRSVGSFAKAWGFGIDAGLQIKSGGWHFGIAGRDITTTFNSWSFSFTEKEKEALYLTNNDIPVKSTEMTAPRLVLGAGRDFRFSKKLSLLAEANFDLTFDGRRNTLVSADPISIDPKIGAELNISNSVFLRGGINNFQRALSDGDTLNQKKVWIYQPSAGVGFRLQNVRIDYAFVNLANQSSPLYTHVFSLQLDLVNNKNKKKK is encoded by the coding sequence ATGAAGCTGAAAACCGCTGCACTTGCTCTTGCAAGCCTGCTTTCCTTTTCCTCTTTTTCTCAATTCCGCAAGTATTCCAACGAATTTTTAAACATCGGCGCCGGCGCCCGCGGCCTGGCAATGGGCGGTGCGCAAATAGCCACCGTGCAAGACGGAACGGCGGGTTATTGGAATCCTGCCGGATTAACGGGTGTGAAAGACCAGGCGCAAGTCAATTTAATGCACGCAGAGTATTTCGCCGGCATTGGTAAGTACGATTACCTGAGCATTGCCATTCCTACGGCTAACAACAAACGAACCATTGGGGTTACGGCTTTGCGCTTTGCAGTTGATGACATTATGAATACTTTGTTTTTGGTGGAACCCGACGGCTCTATCAATTACAACAACATCAAGTCTTTTTCTTCGGCCGATTATGCCTTTCTTTTTTCGCTGGCGCAGAAGCTGAAAGAGTCAGCCAACAAAAACATCAGTTTCGGCATCAACGCAAAAGTGATTCACCGCAGCGTGGGCTCGTTTGCCAAAGCCTGGGGCTTTGGAATAGATGCAGGCTTGCAAATAAAATCCGGTGGCTGGCATTTCGGCATTGCGGGCCGCGACATCACCACCACGTTTAACTCCTGGTCTTTTTCCTTTACCGAGAAAGAGAAAGAAGCACTTTATCTAACGAACAACGACATTCCTGTAAAGTCAACCGAAATGACCGCTCCGCGCTTGGTTTTGGGTGCGGGCCGCGACTTTCGCTTCAGCAAAAAATTAAGCCTGCTGGCCGAAGCCAATTTTGATTTAACCTTCGACGGCAGACGCAATACACTTGTAAGTGCTGATCCCATCAGTATTGATCCAAAGATTGGTGCGGAACTTAACATCAGCAATTCTGTTTTTTTGCGCGGCGGCATTAACAATTTTCAGCGGGCCTTAAGCGACGGAGATACGCTGAATCAAAAGAAAGTCTGGATTTACCAGCCCAGCGCCGGCGTGGGTTTCCGGTTGCAAAACGTGCGCATTGATTACGCCTTTGTAAACCTGGCCAACCAATCAAGCCCGCTTTACACGCACGTGTTTTCCTTACAGCTTGACCTTGTGAACAACAAAAACAAAAAGAAAAAATAA
- the porU2 gene encoding putative type IX secretion system sortase PorU2 — MRKVLLGMLMLVAFVAKAQVYNNEWIDYSKTYYKFRVGKDGLYRITGATLSSAGLASATADQFQLWRNGVQVPVYTSVSSGTLGASDYIEFWGKMNDGKPDKELYRDPSYQLNDKWSLISDSATYFLTANPAGAHLRLQPTANDVAGNSLPVEPYFLYTKGQYFKDKINSGYFFDVSGEHLYSSSYDINEGWTSADIQTTISLNQTPGYGTLTSNYFSNLYPASAGPAPLINASVGGNATHPSRRYRITLNGDSVLGGAVPYLNSSTDQATFNLSQLSSGNAALAVTNLSDPCTIAPCINIDRLVVHKIEMTYPRQFNFGGEVNFEFNLPASAAGNYLEISNFSGGGTAPVLYDLTNGKRYVGEISGSLVKFALQSSAVTRSLVLVSEAASNIASIDALQSRNFINYAATANQGDYLIVSNSALFNGANGSNPVDDYRAYRASAQGGGYNAKIYLEDQLADQFGFGIKKNPAGIRNFIRFARNKFTAAPKEVLIVGRGVHYLDQRSIDAGGSSTQKDNLAKLNLVPTFGWPASDMLLAAEPGTSSPATPIGRVTAITPAEVSVYLKKVKEYELAQQTLSPAVGDKAWMKNIAHIAGAGEEPLASTLINNLNAYKRIIEDTLYGAKVTTFAKTSTNLVQQLTDADLVNLVNEGLSLITYYGHSSATTLEFNLDDPANYSNKGKYPMFFALGCNAGNTFDYNENRFGQRNYLSDKYVLAPDGGSINFIASTSFGIVHYLDYWNLRAYTNICRPMYRSPIGDVMKKTIEEVFGLFSPDDFLARCNAEQTILNGDPGLRMNQQAKPDYTLVDTLIKVSPAIVTVADQTFSVNLKMLNLGKAISNKIVLETKRQVGSGPFVTLRRDTIAGIRYADSLSFSIPIDPLKDKGTNRLQFTIDADNQIDELFETNNTVTKEFIIFEDEARPVYPFNFSIINQPTVTLKASTANPFSATKQYRMEFDTTELFNSPVKVVQTLSSPGGTIEFNPGVTLASGTVYYWRISPDTSNGKYTWNTSSFLYLANSDFGYNQSHFFQHLKSMSSNMGLDSGSRRWVYYKQPHDLFIKNTVYPFGSVAEGDYVVSVDGAPYIRSACVGNSLIFNVFDPNTFIPWRNLDANGNNLYRFGSGSANCAPGRQNNFEFSYMTSQSRKLMMDFMDSIPVGAYVAVRSIDANPIGGLSSTWRSDTTLYGSNNSLYHKLLAAGFLGIDSLNARKSWAFVYQKGVSGYQPKYIVSKGLYDLITLSAETTTFGSSGTVSSPVFGPAKAWKELRWDGTSPDNGPGDAPVLSVIGIKNSGVMDTLVSNIGLNRKTVDLSFVNASQYPNLKLFMQNTDSAFHTPFQLDYWRITGSPAPEGAIAPGIFMQKKDTLDVAEPLDFRIAFKNLTATPFDSLKVKLIVTDKNNVQHLIPVNKQRPLAGNDTLHVYAPVDTKSLVGNNTLLIDVNPDNDQVEQYHFNNFAFVQFYVRPDTLKPLMDVTFDNVHILNHDIVAAKPDIMVKIKDESKWYMLTDTASVKVKVRFPDGSTRSYFFNNDTLHFTPAQPAPSSNNTATINLRPYFTQDGDYELIVSGKDMSQNNAGDVEYRVSFKVYNKPMISNMLNYPNPFTTSTAFVFTVTGVEVPQNLKIEIMTVTGKIVREITKAELGSLHIGRNITEFKWDGTDQFGQKLANGVYLYRVVTNENGKALEKYRDANDDTDKYFTKGYGKMYLMR, encoded by the coding sequence ATGAGAAAAGTTCTGCTTGGCATGCTGATGCTGGTGGCTTTTGTGGCCAAAGCGCAGGTGTACAACAACGAGTGGATTGATTACAGCAAAACCTACTACAAGTTTCGCGTGGGCAAAGACGGTTTGTACCGCATTACCGGTGCCACGCTTTCTTCTGCGGGTTTAGCTTCGGCAACGGCTGACCAATTTCAACTTTGGCGCAACGGCGTGCAAGTACCCGTTTATACCTCCGTTTCTTCGGGCACCTTAGGCGCTTCGGATTATATTGAGTTTTGGGGTAAGATGAACGACGGCAAGCCCGATAAAGAACTCTACCGCGACCCTTCTTATCAACTGAACGATAAATGGAGTTTGATCAGTGATTCGGCGACGTATTTCCTGACGGCAAATCCGGCCGGTGCACACCTGCGCTTACAACCAACGGCCAACGATGTTGCCGGTAATTCGCTGCCTGTTGAGCCCTATTTTCTTTACACCAAAGGGCAATATTTTAAGGACAAGATCAACAGCGGTTATTTTTTTGACGTAAGCGGCGAACACCTGTATTCTTCTTCGTACGACATAAACGAAGGTTGGACGTCGGCCGATATTCAAACGACGATCAGTCTTAACCAAACGCCCGGTTACGGCACATTGACCTCTAATTATTTTTCGAATCTTTATCCGGCTTCCGCCGGGCCTGCACCGCTGATCAACGCAAGCGTGGGCGGCAATGCCACGCATCCATCGCGGCGTTACCGCATAACGCTTAACGGCGATTCAGTTCTGGGCGGTGCCGTCCCTTATCTGAATTCTTCTACTGATCAAGCGACGTTTAATTTATCGCAACTCAGTTCAGGCAATGCTGCGCTTGCCGTTACTAATCTTTCCGATCCTTGCACAATAGCCCCCTGCATAAACATTGACCGTTTGGTGGTTCACAAAATTGAAATGACTTACCCGCGCCAGTTCAACTTTGGCGGTGAAGTCAATTTTGAATTTAACCTTCCGGCTTCAGCGGCCGGTAATTATTTAGAGATAAGCAATTTTTCAGGCGGCGGCACAGCGCCGGTTTTGTACGACCTCACCAACGGCAAGCGGTACGTTGGTGAAATTTCAGGCTCACTGGTGAAGTTTGCTTTGCAGTCTTCTGCTGTAACACGCAGTCTTGTTTTGGTAAGTGAAGCGGCGAGCAACATTGCCTCAATAGATGCTTTGCAATCCCGCAACTTTATTAATTACGCAGCAACGGCTAACCAGGGAGATTACTTAATCGTTTCCAATTCGGCTCTGTTCAACGGTGCAAATGGCAGCAATCCAGTAGATGACTACAGGGCCTATCGTGCTTCGGCCCAAGGCGGGGGCTACAACGCAAAAATTTATTTGGAAGACCAACTTGCCGATCAATTTGGTTTCGGCATTAAAAAGAACCCCGCCGGTATTCGCAACTTTATCCGGTTTGCACGAAATAAATTTACAGCCGCACCGAAAGAAGTTTTAATTGTCGGTCGTGGTGTGCACTATTTAGATCAGCGGAGTATTGATGCCGGTGGTTCGTCAACGCAAAAGGATAATCTGGCAAAATTAAATCTCGTTCCTACGTTTGGCTGGCCGGCATCGGATATGCTGTTGGCGGCAGAGCCCGGGACATCTTCACCGGCAACCCCAATTGGCCGCGTAACCGCTATTACACCTGCTGAAGTCAGCGTTTACCTGAAAAAGGTAAAAGAGTACGAGCTGGCCCAGCAAACGCTTTCACCTGCTGTGGGGGACAAAGCGTGGATGAAAAATATTGCCCATATTGCCGGTGCCGGCGAAGAACCGCTTGCGTCAACTTTGATTAATAATCTGAATGCTTACAAACGTATTATTGAAGACACGCTGTATGGCGCTAAAGTGACCACTTTTGCCAAAACCAGTACCAATCTGGTACAGCAACTAACGGATGCTGATCTGGTAAATCTTGTTAACGAGGGCTTGAGCTTGATAACCTATTACGGCCACTCGTCGGCTACCACGTTAGAGTTTAACCTCGATGATCCCGCAAACTACAGCAACAAAGGAAAATATCCCATGTTTTTTGCGCTTGGCTGCAACGCCGGGAACACCTTCGATTACAACGAAAACCGTTTTGGGCAACGCAATTATTTATCGGATAAATACGTGCTGGCACCGGACGGCGGTTCAATCAACTTTATTGCTTCTACTTCCTTTGGTATCGTGCATTACCTCGATTACTGGAACCTGCGGGCTTACACCAACATTTGCCGGCCAATGTACCGGAGCCCAATTGGTGATGTAATGAAGAAAACTATTGAGGAGGTTTTCGGTTTGTTCAGCCCGGATGATTTTCTTGCCCGTTGCAATGCTGAGCAAACCATCCTTAACGGTGATCCGGGTTTGCGGATGAACCAGCAGGCAAAGCCCGATTATACTTTGGTGGATACGTTAATAAAAGTTTCACCTGCCATTGTAACGGTGGCTGATCAAACATTTTCCGTAAACCTGAAAATGCTCAACCTTGGAAAAGCCATTAGCAATAAAATTGTTTTGGAAACGAAGCGGCAAGTTGGTAGTGGCCCCTTTGTTACCCTTCGCAGAGATACGATTGCCGGTATCCGTTATGCAGACTCGCTTTCGTTTTCCATTCCGATTGATCCATTGAAAGACAAAGGCACCAACCGTTTGCAGTTCACTATTGATGCCGATAACCAGATAGATGAATTATTTGAAACCAACAATACCGTTACCAAGGAGTTCATCATTTTTGAAGACGAAGCAAGACCCGTTTATCCCTTTAATTTTTCCATCATCAACCAGCCGACTGTAACGTTGAAAGCTTCTACGGCAAATCCATTTAGCGCCACAAAACAATACCGGATGGAATTTGATACAACGGAGTTGTTCAATTCGCCGGTAAAGGTTGTGCAAACGCTTTCCTCGCCCGGCGGAACGATAGAGTTTAATCCTGGCGTAACGCTTGCTTCCGGAACAGTATATTATTGGCGCATTAGTCCCGATACGAGCAACGGGAAATACACTTGGAATACGTCTTCGTTTTTGTATTTGGCCAACAGTGATTTTGGCTACAACCAATCCCATTTCTTTCAGCACCTGAAGTCAATGTCTTCTAACATGGGTCTTGATTCGGGCAGCCGTCGTTGGGTTTACTACAAACAGCCTCACGACCTTTTTATAAAAAATACGGTTTACCCTTTTGGCAGTGTAGCGGAAGGAGATTATGTTGTTTCCGTAGACGGCGCGCCCTACATCCGGAGTGCCTGCGTGGGAAATTCTTTGATCTTTAATGTCTTTGACCCGAACACGTTTATTCCATGGCGCAACCTGGATGCAAATGGAAACAACCTCTATCGTTTTGGAAGCGGCTCGGCTAATTGCGCACCCGGCCGGCAAAACAATTTTGAGTTTTCATACATGACGTCCCAAAGCCGCAAGCTGATGATGGACTTTATGGATTCCATTCCCGTGGGTGCTTATGTTGCTGTGCGAAGCATTGATGCCAATCCCATTGGTGGTTTATCCTCAACCTGGCGCAGCGATACGACTTTATACGGGTCAAACAATTCGCTTTACCACAAATTGCTGGCGGCCGGCTTTTTAGGCATTGATTCTCTGAACGCAAGAAAGTCATGGGCCTTTGTTTACCAAAAGGGCGTAAGTGGCTATCAGCCCAAATACATTGTCAGCAAGGGCTTATACGATTTGATTACGCTTTCAGCAGAGACCACAACATTTGGCAGTAGCGGTACTGTGTCCTCACCGGTATTTGGGCCGGCAAAAGCCTGGAAAGAACTTCGCTGGGACGGAACTTCTCCGGACAACGGGCCGGGAGATGCGCCAGTGTTATCGGTTATTGGCATTAAAAACAGTGGTGTTATGGATACACTTGTGTCCAACATTGGTTTGAACCGCAAAACCGTAGATCTTTCTTTTGTAAACGCAAGCCAATACCCTAACCTGAAACTGTTCATGCAAAACACGGACAGCGCTTTTCACACACCGTTCCAACTCGATTACTGGCGCATAACCGGATCGCCGGCACCGGAAGGCGCAATCGCTCCAGGCATCTTTATGCAAAAGAAAGATACGCTGGACGTTGCCGAGCCGCTTGACTTTAGAATCGCTTTCAAAAACCTTACGGCCACGCCTTTCGATAGCCTGAAGGTGAAATTGATTGTAACTGACAAAAACAATGTGCAGCACCTGATTCCGGTAAACAAGCAACGGCCGCTAGCGGGCAACGATACCTTGCATGTGTATGCGCCCGTTGACACGAAATCGTTGGTTGGGAACAATACCCTGCTCATTGATGTGAACCCGGACAACGATCAAGTCGAACAATACCATTTCAATAATTTTGCCTTCGTACAGTTTTATGTGCGACCTGATACCTTGAAACCGTTGATGGATGTAACCTTCGACAACGTGCATATTTTGAACCACGACATCGTGGCGGCCAAGCCGGACATCATGGTGAAAATAAAAGACGAATCGAAGTGGTATATGTTAACCGACACCGCATCGGTCAAAGTGAAAGTGCGTTTCCCCGATGGCAGTACGCGGAGCTACTTTTTCAACAACGATACCTTGCACTTTACGCCGGCGCAACCGGCACCTTCTTCAAACAATACGGCCACGATAAACCTGCGTCCTTATTTCACACAGGACGGGGATTATGAGTTGATTGTTTCGGGTAAGGACATGAGCCAGAACAACGCTGGTGATGTGGAATACCGCGTTTCCTTTAAGGTGTACAACAAGCCAATGATTTCGAACATGCTCAATTATCCAAACCCGTTCACCACATCAACCGCGTTTGTGTTCACGGTAACCGGTGTGGAGGTGCCGCAAAACCTAAAGATCGAGATCATGACGGTGACCGGAAAGATTGTTCGCGAGATAACAAAAGCCGAACTGGGCTCTTTGCACATTGGCCGAAACATTACGGAGTTTAAATGGGACGGCACGGATCAATTTGGGCAGAAACTGGCAAACGGTGTTTACTTGTACCGCGTGGTAACAAATGAAAACGGGAAAGCCCTGGAAAAGTATCGCGACGCGAACGACGACACTGATAAATACTTTACCAAAGGGTACGGTAAGATGTACCTTATGCGGTAA
- a CDS encoding DUF3290 domain-containing protein, translating to MKLKSKSFWWFFPVLPIVIWFYNPFALYFLNDDAIHIPECANFGIRKGVSFRPLSELSVFFDAKLYGVNAWGYHLTNLLLHIGCTVLLYFVAKTCLTAFRISNEKTIAAFASFLFFIYAFHSEAVLWIIGRGGSLATIFAGLSLLCFFKRKEKPWAYPFSLFFFACGLLSYEAIWFFPLLVSLLLFLTATKQSWQKEIWYAAGFWLLFALFFFVRTKMEGSLIGTPYGIQSVSTPDLKRLAYNYTALFFRSFVPPAGTTVFVIASFAVLVILIFLFIHFLRKRMWSRFRIFTAACFLLSLLPYLLFGIDTHDSEGERFLYLPSFFLCLVLADWILSIPQHKVQLAVLALFVCFQFFFLYRSSDAYKQSSRIAKKTMQELQRSNETFDTIYFVDVPTQFRGGFVFRVGFDYILNWLAPNIKYRQTVEVSRREVDSRKESFMTTTTNWFKAKNELPKESRLDSLRPHDAIFAWTDSTFLFIRQ from the coding sequence ATGAAGTTGAAAAGCAAATCCTTTTGGTGGTTCTTTCCCGTTTTGCCAATCGTGATTTGGTTTTACAATCCCTTTGCCTTGTACTTTTTAAACGATGATGCGATTCACATACCCGAGTGTGCAAACTTTGGTATTCGAAAAGGCGTGTCGTTTCGGCCGCTGTCCGAATTATCTGTTTTCTTTGATGCGAAGCTTTACGGCGTAAATGCCTGGGGCTATCATTTGACGAACTTGTTGCTGCACATTGGATGCACCGTTCTTTTGTATTTCGTTGCAAAGACTTGCCTTACTGCCTTTCGAATTTCGAATGAAAAAACAATTGCTGCATTCGCGTCGTTTTTATTTTTTATTTATGCCTTTCACAGCGAGGCCGTTTTGTGGATCATTGGCCGAGGCGGAAGCCTGGCCACAATTTTTGCCGGACTGTCCCTGCTTTGTTTCTTCAAACGAAAGGAAAAACCGTGGGCCTATCCGTTTTCCCTGTTCTTCTTCGCCTGCGGACTGCTTAGCTATGAAGCCATTTGGTTTTTCCCGTTGCTTGTAAGTTTGCTTCTGTTTCTTACAGCAACAAAGCAAAGTTGGCAAAAAGAAATTTGGTACGCAGCCGGATTCTGGCTGCTGTTTGCTCTTTTCTTTTTTGTGCGAACAAAAATGGAAGGCTCACTGATTGGAACGCCTTACGGCATACAATCTGTTTCAACGCCGGATCTAAAACGACTGGCCTATAACTACACAGCCCTTTTCTTCCGAAGCTTTGTTCCCCCTGCTGGAACAACAGTGTTTGTGATTGCTTCATTTGCCGTGCTTGTGATTTTGATTTTTCTCTTTATTCATTTTCTGCGAAAGAGGATGTGGTCGCGGTTCAGGATTTTTACCGCCGCTTGTTTTCTTTTGAGCTTGCTGCCCTATCTCTTATTTGGCATTGATACGCACGACAGCGAAGGCGAACGGTTTTTGTATCTGCCTTCATTTTTCCTTTGCCTTGTTTTGGCCGATTGGATTCTCTCCATTCCGCAACACAAGGTTCAACTTGCAGTTCTCGCTTTGTTTGTTTGCTTTCAGTTTTTTTTTCTATACCGCTCATCCGACGCGTACAAACAAAGCAGCCGCATTGCCAAAAAAACCATGCAGGAATTGCAGCGTTCAAACGAAACATTTGATACAATCTATTTCGTAGACGTGCCGACGCAGTTTAGAGGCGGCTTCGTCTTCCGCGTTGGCTTCGACTATATTTTAAACTGGCTGGCGCCAAACATAAAGTACAGACAAACGGTTGAAGTCAGCCGTCGAGAAGTTGATTCCAGAAAAGAAAGTTTTATGACAACTACGACAAACTGGTTCAAAGCAAAAAACGAATTACCGAAGGAAAGTAGGTTGGATTCGCTGCGGCCGCACGACGCCATCTTCGCCTGGACCGATAGTACGTTTTTATTTATCCGACAGTGA
- a CDS encoding riboflavin synthase yields the protein MFTGIIESLGHVTEVSESGSNKTFWIESPLSSSFKIDQSIAHDGVCLTVEEVRENHHRVTAVAETLRKTALHQWKPGKEVNLEQSLLPAKRLDGHFVQGHVDATGICKKIKDENGSHEFTFHFPKKFASLVIEKGSISLNGISLTIFDVKKNTFKVAIIPYTFGHTNLQFLKEDDEVNLEFDIIGKYIAKITSGK from the coding sequence ATGTTCACCGGAATTATTGAAAGCCTTGGCCACGTAACAGAAGTATCGGAAAGCGGCTCGAACAAAACCTTTTGGATTGAATCACCCCTGTCCTCTTCATTTAAAATTGATCAAAGCATTGCTCACGACGGAGTATGCCTGACCGTAGAAGAAGTGCGTGAAAATCATCACCGCGTAACGGCTGTGGCCGAAACGCTTCGCAAAACAGCACTCCATCAATGGAAACCGGGAAAAGAAGTCAATTTGGAACAAAGCCTGCTTCCCGCCAAACGCCTCGACGGGCATTTTGTGCAGGGCCATGTGGACGCGACCGGTATCTGCAAAAAAATAAAAGACGAGAACGGCAGCCACGAATTTACCTTTCACTTCCCCAAAAAATTTGCTTCACTCGTTATTGAAAAAGGCTCTATCAGTTTAAACGGCATCAGCCTGACCATTTTTGACGTAAAGAAAAACACGTTCAAGGTGGCCATCATTCCCTACACGTTTGGACATACCAACCTGCAATTTTTGAAAGAAGACGACGAAGTGAACCTGGAGTTTGATATAATCGGGAAGTACATTGCCAAGATTACAAGTGGCAAATAA
- the rpsU gene encoding 30S ribosomal protein S21 — protein sequence MLIIDSKDCENIDKALKKYKKKFEKAKILLQLRERQSFTKPSVKRRGEVLKAVYKQQIASGKIEA from the coding sequence ATGTTAATTATTGATAGCAAAGACTGCGAAAACATAGACAAGGCGCTCAAGAAGTATAAAAAGAAATTTGAGAAGGCCAAAATCTTGTTGCAGTTGCGCGAACGGCAATCCTTCACCAAGCCATCGGTTAAGCGCCGTGGCGAAGTGCTGAAGGCCGTTTACAAGCAACAGATTGCCAGCGGAAAGATTGAAGCGTAA
- a CDS encoding tyrosine-type recombinase/integrase, translating into MESHHLILQPFFDYLKFEKRYSQHTLVSYQTDLLGFFDYMVVQFGETPVEQISHTYVRSWLASLKDEGLSAKSINRKISSLKSFFKYGVKTGVVKQTPMAKVTAPKVEKRLPNFVAEKDIATLFGHVEFPDTWKGETERLLLLLFYQTGMRLSEALQLKEAAVNFSNHTLKVLGKGNKERVIPVQQQLLTEIESYIKKKREKLGENRAENLLLTEKGKPLQPRSVYTSVKDYLSLVTTVQKRSPHVLRHTFATHLMNHGADLNAVKELLGHSSLAATQVYTHNTIEKLKSIHKNAHPKA; encoded by the coding sequence ATGGAAAGCCATCACCTCATCCTGCAACCTTTCTTCGATTACCTCAAGTTTGAAAAGCGCTACTCGCAGCACACCTTGGTTTCTTACCAAACCGATCTTCTCGGTTTTTTTGATTACATGGTTGTGCAATTTGGCGAAACGCCGGTTGAGCAGATTTCGCATACTTACGTTCGCAGTTGGCTGGCTTCTTTAAAAGATGAGGGCCTGTCGGCCAAAAGCATTAACCGGAAAATTTCTTCGCTTAAATCTTTTTTTAAATACGGGGTCAAAACAGGAGTTGTTAAACAAACGCCGATGGCAAAAGTGACGGCGCCCAAAGTGGAAAAGCGTCTTCCCAATTTTGTTGCGGAAAAGGACATTGCTACGTTATTTGGGCACGTTGAATTTCCGGACACCTGGAAAGGCGAAACAGAACGATTGTTGCTCTTGCTCTTTTATCAAACAGGGATGCGTTTAAGCGAAGCCCTTCAGTTGAAGGAGGCGGCCGTGAATTTTTCAAACCACACACTGAAAGTGCTGGGGAAGGGCAACAAAGAAAGAGTGATTCCGGTGCAGCAGCAGTTGTTGACGGAAATTGAGAGCTACATAAAAAAGAAACGGGAAAAATTAGGGGAGAATCGTGCAGAAAATCTTCTTCTTACCGAAAAGGGAAAACCCTTGCAACCGCGATCGGTTTACACATCGGTGAAAGATTATTTAAGTCTTGTAACCACCGTTCAAAAGCGCAGTCCGCACGTGCTGCGACATACGTTTGCAACGCACCTGATGAACCACGGCGCTGATTTAAACGCCGTGAAAGAGTTGCTCGGCCACAGCAGTTTAGCTGCTACGCAGGTTTATACGCACAACACCATTGAAAAGTTGAAATCAATACACAAGAACGCTCATCCCAAAGCATAA